In Streptomyces rapamycinicus NRRL 5491, the genomic stretch TGAGCATCTCCGCGATCCGCGTGGCGTTCGCGCTGTGCCGGTCCATCCGGACGGCGAGGGTCTTGATGCCGCGCATCACCAGCCAGGAGTCGAAGGGCCCGGCGATGGCGCCCATCGCGTTCTGGTGGTAGGCGAGTTCGTCGCCGAGGCCGGTGTCGGAGACGATCAGCGCGCCGCCGACGACGTCCGAGTGCCCGCCCATGTACTTGGTGGTGGAGTGCACCACGACGTCCGCGCCGAGCGCGAGCGGCTGCTGGAGGTAGGGGCTGGCGAAGGTGTTGTCCACCACCAGCCGGGCCCCAGCGGTGCGGGCGACATCGGCGACGGCGGCGATGTCGGTGATGCCGAGCAGCGGGTTGCTGGGTGTCTCGACCCAGATCACCTTCGTACGGGGGCGGAGCGCGGCCCGTACCGCCGCCGGGTCGGAGCTGTCGGCGACCGACCACTCCACGCCCCAGCGCTCCACGACCTTCGCGAACAGGCGGAACGTACCGCCGTACGCGTCGTTCGGGATCACGACATGGTCGCCCGGCACCAGGAGCGTGCGCAGCAGGCAGTCCTCGGCGGCGAGGCCCGAGGCGAAGGCCAGGCCGCGGCGACCGCCCTCCAGCGCCGCCAGGTTCTCCTCGAGCGCGGTACGGGTGGGGTTGGCGGAACGGCTGTACTCATAGCCGCCCCGCAGACCCCCCACCCCGTCCTGCTTATAGGTGGAGACCTGGTAGATCGGCGGGACGACGGCGCCGGTGAGCGAGTCCGCCTCCTGGCCCGCGTGGATGGCGAGCGTCTCGAAACTCTGAGGATGCCCCTGGGGGTGCTGGTGGCTCATGGGCCCGAGCGTAACGCCCGACGCGCCCGTGCTGGATTCAACGACCGCCGGGGCGCATAGGCTGGACCACAAGCCGTTCCGCACCACAAGCCGTTACGGGCCTTCACACGGGGACACCTCATGGAGCTTCTGATCTTCCTCATCGCCATCGTCATGATCGGCGGGCTGATCGTCCTACCGGCGGTGCGGCGGATGCGCGGGGGCCGCGGGGCCGTGCGGGGCGCCATGCGCGCCTCGGACCCGCAGGAGTACGGCTTCGTCCCGCGCGAACGGCTGGACGTACGGCTGCCCGGCCCGGACCGGCAGCTGATCGACGCGCTGGAAGAGGTCCAGGCCCGGCAGGACTGGCAGCCGGCCGCCCGTCTGCTCGCCCTCACCGAGGCCACCTCGGAGCTGCGCTGGCAGCGGGTGCAGACGCTGGCCGGAGCGGCGGCCTTCGAGCTCGCCCAGGCCCCCGGCCAGGGCGGCATGTGGCTGCGCACCTGGCGGGTGGCGGCCCCCGAGGACCCGGGCGCGGCGGCGGTGCACGCGGAGTTCCTGGTCCGCCAGGCGCTGCTCGACCCGTCCTCGCAGGACTTCCGGATGATCCTGGAAGAGGCCCGGGACGTCTGCCACGAGGCGGCCCGGCTGGCCCCGGAGGACCCGGTGCCGCACATCGTCGAACTCGGCGTGGCCCGCGGTCTGGCCTACCGGCAGGCCGACTTCGAGGAGCTGTGGACCAAGGTCACCAAGCTCGCCCCGCACCACATGGGCGCCCACCTGGCCGCCCTCCACTACTGGTGCGAGAAGTGGCACGGCTCCCAGGACCGCGCCGACGCCTTCACCCACGCGGCCGCCGCCTCCGCCCCCGCGAAGAGCCTCCTCCCCGCCCTCCCCCTCTTCGGCGTCTTCGAGCACCTTCCGGAGGCCAACCTCGTGCGCACCCTCTACCGCAGCGAGGTGATCACCAAGGCGATGGAGGGCGCCCTCTACGCCGTCCGCCAGGCCCCCGCCGACCACCCGGTGCTGCCGCACGTCCGCCACCTGCTGGTCTTCTTCCTGGTCCGCGCGGAGCGCTACGCGGAGGCCCTGGAGCAGCTGCGCCACGTGGACGGCCACGTGGGCGCGGTCCCGTGGTCGTACGGGGTGGACCCGGCGGCCGAGTACACGGTCTACCGGGCGCTGGCGGTGGCGGGCTGGGAAGGCGGCGGCGGCACCCCGGCGACGCTGCCGCAGTGACGCTGCCGCGACGAGGAGGCCGTACGGGGCCCGGAATTCCCATGGCCCCGTACCCGTTGAACTAAGAGCGCCGCGCACTCGAAATACGCCGAAGAACGCGAAGAACGCGAAGAACGTACGACTACGACGAAGGACGTGGCAGCCGCCGCACCCGTCCCGCGAGGAGCCCGAAGATGCTGTTCAGCCGCCACCGGAACCACCTCCCCACCGCCGAGGAGGCGCTGAAGGGCCGCCCCGAACCGGGCTTCCGCGTCCCAGACCGCCACACGGTCCTCGGCAACCCCCTGACCGGCCCGTACCCGGAGGGCCTGGTGGTCGCCGACTTCGGCCTGGGCTGCTTCTGGGGCGCGGAGCGGAAGTTCTGGCAGGCCCCCGGCGTGTGGACCACGCTCGTCGGCTACCAGGGCGGCCACACCGAGAACCCCACCTACGAGGAGGTCTGCAGCGGCCTCACCGGCCACACCGAGGCCGTCCGCGTCGTCTTCGACCCCGAGATCACCTCCTACGCGGCCCTCCTGAAGGTCTTCTGGGAGTCCCACGACCCCACCCAGGGCTTCCGCCAGGGCAACGACGTCGGCACCCAGTACCGCTCCGCGATCTACGCCCACTCCCCCGAGCAGCAGTCCGAGGCCGAGTCCTCCCGCGCCGCCTACCAGTCCGTCCTGACCGGCTCCGGCTACGGCGAGATCACCACCGAAATCCTCCCCGCGGGCCCCTTCTACGCCGCGGAGCCATACCACCAGCAGTATCTTGACCGCAACAAAAACGGCTACTGCGGCATCGGCGGAACCGGGGTCGCTTGTCCGGTCGGCGTGGCTCCGGCCGAGGGATGATCACGCAGCGGCTACTCCCGCATCCGAGCGGGCTGGCAGCTGACCTACTCGTGACCACACCCGTCAGCGCCAACGAGAGCCCTCTAACCAGGAGCAAGACATGGGGGACGTCTGGAACGTAGGCACGACGCTCGCAACGCTACTCATCGCGCTCGTATCTTGTCTTGCCCCGCATCACAGGACGTTGAAGGCAGACAAGGAAGCCGCAACCATACGGGCACGGTCCACTGCGGGCCGTGCCTCCCTCGTCACCGCTTCAGCACGCCAGCGGAGCGATACCACCATAGACGTGTTGATCACTAATGGCGCACCGAGCCCCATCGCCGACGTGGATCTGCTCGATGTGCGCGCAGAAGCGGCAGAGTCAGATGGCACCTGGCGCCTCACGCCGAAATTCTCACCGAATACCGCAACAGCCTGCGTCTTACAGCCAGGAGAGTCTCTGACATCGCATGTGCAGCTGCTCGATCCGGCAGGTGCGCTTCTTGCACCCAGGTCAGGCATGAGGTTCTTGATCACCTTCGGTTTCCGAGACCTGGACGGCCAGTGGTGGAAGCGTGACATCGGCCAGCCACCAGAGCGCTGTGAGACACGTCCTGTCGCCTGACCCGCTAGCCATGCAGACCGACCCTCAGGCATTCAGTCTGATGGCATCATGGACACTCGGAGACTTTCCGTCCTTTCCCCGCCCCTGCTGACTGATCTTGGCTTTCTGGCCTACCCCCCGTAGGTGGCCTCACCGACGCATGTCGAGAACAACATGTAGGCCGTGCTCACCTCTTCGATGTGATGCGTCCAGCGCTGCATCCTCGGTGTCTGCTCGTCCCTGGCGTCCTCGGGATGAGCGATAAGTGACACTACGGCTTCGGAAGCACGGTCCAGACAGTTGTGAACGGCTGCTGCCGCGTTAATAACTTGGGGTTGGGCACACGGCCACACGTCGTCCTGTTGGCTGAGCCAGACTGCCCTGATCGCTTTGGCGAACGTTTCCTGCGTGACGTGTTGGCCGTCTCGTAGGGCTTGTATCGCCTCGTCCAGGGCCTCGATCGCCGTGCTGACCCTGCTCCTGAACGCGGCGTAGCTCTCTAGTCCCGTACTTCGCGGGTCGTTGATTCGTATGGTGTGACTGGCTTGGGGGTGTCCTGGGCCGGTGGTGTGGCGTTCGGTGGGGTGTGTCGATGACTTCCCGGTCCCCGCGGCCACGGTCTGAGCGTCAGCGCCTTGATGTGGTGGTGACGTCCGTGGTGGAGAAGCGTCTGGGCGCTCTGCCTGTCGCTGCCGAGTTTCTGCGCCGGCTGGATGTCGCAGGGATCGTCGATGGGGTGTGTCCGGGTGGTGCGAGCGCGCATCTGTCCCATGGGCAGGTGATTGAGGCACTGGTGGCCAACCGTCTGACCTCGCCAGCACCGCTGGTGCGGGTCGGTGACTGGGCCCGCACCTGGGCGGTGGAGGAGGTCTTCGGCATTGAGCCGGACCTGCTCAATGACGACCGTCTGGCCCGGGCTCTGGACGCGATCGCACCGGCTCTGGAGCAGATCGCGGGCACCGTCGGGGCACGGGCGATCGCCGAGTTCGGGATCGAGGTGTCGAGACTGCACTGGGACATGACCAGCATGTCCGTCCATGGTGCCTATCCCGCCGATGACCAGGACGAGCAGTACCCGGTCATCAGCTACGGGCATCCCAAAGACCGGCGGGTGGATCTGAAGCAGGTCCAGGCGGGGCTCGCGGTGTCCGCCGATGGCGGCATCCCCGTCCACGCCCGTGTCTTCGGCGGCGGTGTCGCCGAGGTCAGCCAGGTCGTCGGGGCGATGAAGGACCTGCGGGCGATGGCCGGCGAGCGGAAGTTCTGGATGATCGCCGATTCCAAACTGGTGTCCTACCCGAACGTCACCGCACTGCTGGCGGCCGGGGTGGACTTCATCGCGCCGGTCCCGGCCGCGCAGGTCAAGGACGAGGTCTATGCCGCCTTGGACCTCACGCAGGCACAGCTGGCGGACTGGGTGCCCGAGCGGGACGAGGGCAAGCCGGCCGGTGAGCGGGAGGCATACCGGGTGCTGGAGGACATCCACACCCTGGCCGGGCCCCGCAAGCGGGACCCGGTGCACCGGCCGCGCCGGATCCTGGTCCACTCCACCGCTGTCGCGGCGGGCCAGCGCAGGGCCCGCCAGAAGCGTCTGGCGGGGGCCAGGGAGGAGATGGACAAGCTCGCCGGTGCGGCGGGCGGCCGCCACTACAAGACCCGGGAGAAGGTCATCGCACGAGCCGGGGTCATCGCCGCCAAGCGCCGTGTCACCGCCTGCCTGCGCTGGAGCACCGTCACCGACGAGCACGGCACTCCCACCCTGGCCTGGCACTTCGACCAGGACGTCCTGAATGCCGAGGCCGCCGTCGACGGCTGGTACGCGCTGCTGACCAGCATCCCCGCCAACCAGGCCGACCCAGCCCAGGTTTGATCCGCTACAAAGGCCAGGGCACGGTCGAGCGCCGCTACCACGACTTCAAAGGCCCCCTCGCGGTCGCGCCGGTCTTCGTCCAGCACAACCGGCGCGTCGCCGCCCTGATCCAGGTCATCTGCCTGGCCCTGCTGGTCTTCTGCCTCATCGAACGGCAGGTCAGATGCGCACTCGGCCCCGAACAGACCATGACCGGCCTCTACCCGGACAACCGCCGCGTCCGCCCCACCGGCCGCATGATCTTCTACCACCTCGGCGAACTCACCCTGCGGACCGGCAACGTCACCGACCCACCATCCAGATCACACGCGGCGTCCAACTCCACCTCCTCGACCTCCTCGACACCGACATCACACGAACCCGCTGGCCACAGACCTAAATGGGCGACCCGCGAAGCCCGGGTCTAGTCGCCTTTCCTCGTGTCTGTGGCCCCTCTCCTCCACAGCCGTTTGGATGACCGTTTCACGCGCCGACCGCCCCGCCAGTACGGCACCAATGGCCGCTCCAGCGGCGCTTGAGAAGCCAGCAACACCAGCGGCCCACACCGCCGCAGCCCCCTGATCCATGAGGAGCGATTTTGCCGCATGCATGCCATGCAGTCATCCCTGCCGCCACATGCTCCGCTACCTCGCCTACCCCAGACCGCAGACCCACTGACTCTGCCAGGGGCCTGCGGTACCGGTACTACCTTCAGGCGGCGGTCAGCTCGCGCGCTCGCTCGTTGAAGTCCGCGACCAAGCGGTGCCTACCGAACGGCCTCATACGCTTCTGCAAGTCCTGGACCGCCTCGACCGCTCGCGACGACTTGACCTGCTGCGTGAGAGAGATCGTCCGTACTCCCGCAGCGTGCGCCGCTTCCAGATCCTTGTCCTGGAGATGCGAAGCAGCCAGCGCCGCATGGGACATGGCACCGCGACGGGCACGCTTCTGCTTACGGGCATGGTCGATTGACCTGCGGGCGTGTTCCTTGGCATTCTCCGGCTCGCCAAGATCGCGGAAGGTGTTGGCGTGCTCCCCATGCAGGTACGCCGGATCGATGAACGCGGCCCACTCCTGTTCCTCTCCAGGGCGCGCACTCTCGTACGCGGTCTCCGACTTCGCGACCGCCGAGACTGCCGCACGCTTGTCACCGAGCTTGGCGCAAGCGCGCGCTTCCAGCGCCCAGAGATCGGCGAGGCATGCAGGGGATGCCGACGTGGTGAGTCCCGCGCGGCCCGACTGGGCGAGCCTTCGGCCCTCCTCGGGATGCCCGAGAAGCGTGGCCTGATCCGCCATCCCGGCCAGCACATGCGCGCCGAGGGCCGGGTTGCGTGACTCCTCGGCGAGACGGAGCGACTGGATCAGGTAGCGCTGCGCCGCCCCGTGCTCCCCGTTGTCGTACGCCATCCAACCCAGCAGATACGTCTGCTCAGCGGCGGCCTCGCAGAGAGCACGCCGAACCCGCTCGGTGTGGGTGCGACGGAGCAGCGGGAACACATGGGCGTTCATGTACGCGGCCAAGGTGAGGCGGCCCGAACCGCCACCCTGGAAGATGTCCATCTGCTGGAAGACGCCGAACATGTTCCGAACGGCGCTGACTTCCTCCAGCCTCACCCGGGGTCCAGGCTTGGGCTGCTGATCGAGCGTGCTCAACAGCCAGTCCCGGCTTGGTCCGATGCCCGCCACGGCGGCGAACGGTGCTGAGGCCAAGAACTTACGACGGTCCACGTCGGCCCTCCCCAAGTCGGCAACGGCTTCCACGGTAGCCAGGAAGGAAGGGCTGTACACAAGCCCTCTGTCCGCCGTCGCGCTGTCGCCGAGCCCCAGATCGTAGGTCGTGACTCGGTAGCCCATGGCCGCTGAGAACACATCCGTCAGGATGTCGGGTACCGGGGGTCGGGGTTGCTCTCCGGTCAGCCAGCGTCGAACGCTCGTGGCATCCGGGGCAATATGCGGCTGTCCCCATTGCTTGGCTTGAACTCTTGTTCGTCGGGCTAACTCGCCTTGGCTCATTCCGGATCGGTCCAGCCAATCGGACAGCTTTTCGTTCGGCGTTTTCATGATTCACGGCCTTCGGTCATGAACGAATGCGGAACCAACACCTTTCAACACCCCTACAGGCGCTACCCGCTGAAGTGCCACAGGGGTTGCCTAGGTGTACCCCCGCGACCGGGCGAACGGTCCGGGGGCGTGGTCAACGCTGCGAGGAGCGCCAACATGAGAGAGCGTATCGCCGGTCGGGTCGAACAGGCGTGGTTGTTCGCACATCGCTGTACCGAGCCAGAGGTGGTGAACCGATGAGCGCACGCCCCCGACTTCTCCCCTGGTCCGATCCGAGTGGCAAGCCGTGCTACCTCGTCACCGATCACCACGGTTACGTCTCGCAGGTCGCCGACGAGATGGAGGACGTACAGCTACGCACAGGAACGGAACTCCTCGCTATCGGCCTGGAGATGCTGAACGAAAAGAAGGTGAGCGCCGGGGAATTACGGTTCCTTGCAAACCGTCTCTGCGAGGCGCTGCGCGATGCCTTGCGGGTGGCCGAGAGCAGAGGCAAGCGGCTGCCCGAACCCGAGGAGTGAGGCGCGGTGCCCGGTCGGTGCGCTGTGGGCACGCCGCCGGCCGTAGAGGCTTTGGACGGGAGCTGCCACGGGGCGAGAGAACAGGGGGCCTTACGCTGGCCCGGCGAATCGGGCGGGTCTGTGATCCTGCCCGCGTTTGCGACCGATTGGCCCCCTGTTCTTCGAGGCTCGCCCCGTGGTGGCTGTCTAAAGCCCAAGGCCATGAAGTTATGGGCTGATCAGCTGTGTCAACAGGATGTCGATGCTGATGGTGGCCTTATAGGTGCGTCGATCGACGCGCAGGCTCTTGTACGCGTAGCGGGACATGGGGCGTTTGACGGCGCGGGGGCTGAGGCGCAGACGGCGTGCGGGAAGGAGGTGCTCCAGGACCGCCCGCCCGATGGCGCCTATGAGGTCGACGGTGGTGTCGGCGAACACGTTCGCGGCTTGGATGACCTGGTCACGGGCGGTCTGAAAGGCGACGCTGAAGCTGGCCCGGTCCGGGTCGGTTCCAGGAACGGTGCAGGTGGTGTCGGCGATGGCGATCTCGCACTCGATGATGCGGACCTCCATGGTGCCGATCCTGGAGAGGAAGGAGCCATCGTCGAGCCGTCGCAGGACGGGCGGCTTGCGCGCGGCGGAGAGCCGGGCCAGGAAGTCGGCACCGGTGTCGTCCACGGCCTGCAGGAAGGCGTTGGTGGCGAATCCCCGGTCCAGCAGTACGACCATGCCCTGGCGCATCGAGCGCATCAGGCGACGCCCGAGGACGGGTTCGCCGGGCTTGCGGGGGCCGAAGACCGCGTCGATGACTGTCCGGGTGCCGCAGGCCACCAGGGCGATGAGCAGGACCTGCGGGTAGCCGGAGGCGGCGGTGTACTGGTTGGCGCCCTTGCCCAGCTTCGCCCGCACGTCCGGGTCGTCGGCGACGTCCAGATACGTGCCGTCGACGGCGACCACCAGCAGACCGGCCCAGCGGGCGCCGGCGGTTCGGACCGCGCTGGCCGGACCGCGGAGCAGGTCGAACAGGGCCCGCAGCGGGCGCACTCCCAGACGGCACCGGGCGTGCCACAGTCCGGTCGCGGTGATCTTCGGCAGAGGCAGGCTGCCCAGCGCGCCGGTGAGCTTGGACCACACAGCCGGGTAGCCGCACTCCTCGAACAGCGCAGCGGCCAGCAGCAGGTAGACCACCACCCGGGCGGGTAGTTTCCGCAGCCGCTGCTGGGTGGCGCCACACTCGATGAGGACCTCGTCGACCATCTCGAACGGCACGATCTGCGTCAGCTCGCCCAGATGCCCCGGAGCGAAGACACCCTCGGCTACCGTGATCTTGCGGGTGATGACACACTGACCTGACAGCGGAGCCTCCGGTGCTGTGAACGGCTTGTCTTGGCGGACCAGCCAGTTCTACCGGGGCTCCGCTCCCCGCGTCCGGGCTTCTTCCAGATCAGACGCCACTTGCAGCCACGCTCAGACCCGTAACTTCATGGCCTTGGGCTAAAGCAATGGCGCGGCATTGCCATGCGCACCGACAAACTCGCCACGAACTATCAGGCCGCACTCCATGTCGCAGCCATCTTCCTCTGGCTCAAACCGTGATCCATCAGTCGCCAGCGCCGAGGCCGCCAGCGACAACCAGTTCGCGACTGGTGAACTCGCCGGTGAGCATGGGCATGGCGGCAGCGATCGCTTCCTTGGCCTCCGGCAACCGCAGGGATGCGCCGTGGTGGTCCTTCGATTCCCAGACCTCCGTGACCACGATCGTGTCCGGGTCATCGGCGGCCAGGCCCACCACGTAGCTTCTGCAGCCGAGCTCGCGGAGACTATCGGCTCCGGAGAGCAGGATCGCAACCACGTCGTCGCGCTTGCCGGGCTGGGTCTTCATCGAGCCGATGTAGCCATAGACCATGTCATGCCGCCTTCGTCGGAGCTCCTGTTACTCGGCACCATCATGGCCGCCCCTTCAGGCAACGCGACCGGCACCCCGCCCCAACCCCGGGGCGCACGCATCGCCGGTAAAGATCCCCCAGACACGGCCTAGCCTCGCCGTTTCGCTAGGGTACGGCGGGTGATGGGGCAGAAATGCGAAAGTGCCTTCCTGACCTGGGACGATGAACCTTGCTGAGGGGTTCTGTCGGTCCAAGCGGAGGGCACTTTCTACGTGCAGGCTATCTTGCGTCCCCGGGTTCATGTCAGCACCGATGGTTCGGGGGTGGTCGGTCATGCCGGAGCACGGTTGCTGGCGGATCTTGCCGATGCCACCGGGCTGACCGCCGCGTACTCCACCGCGTTGCGGTCGCTTCGCCCGCGCGGGACCGGACATGATCCGGGCAGGATCATCACCGATCTCGCGGTGATGCTCGCCGATGGCGGCGAGACCATCACAGATCTGGCCGTACTGCGGGACCAGGCCGAGGTGTTCGGCCCCGTCGCCTCGACACCGACGGCCTGGCGGCTGCTCGCCGACGTTGCCGAGCGGGCACTGTCTTCTCTGCGCTCGGCCCGTGCCCAGGCCCGGGAAGCCGCCTGGCTGCAGGCCGCCGAACACAGTGAAAGCATTCCCGCAGTCCGTGCCGCGGGTCGCGTGCTGCCCGGTCTGGTCCTGGACCTCGACGCCACGCTGGTCACCTGCCACTCCGAGAAAGAGCAGGCCGCACCCACCTACAAGGGCGGCTTCGGCTACCACCCGCTGCTGTGCTTCCTGGCCAACACCGGCGAGGCCATGTCCGGCCGGCTGCGGCCCGGGAACGCCGGTGCCAACACCGCGAGCGACCACATCACGGTGCTCGACCAGGCGCTCGCGCAGATCCCCGACGCCCACCGGCACGGCACCGACATCCTCGTCCGCACCGACAGCGCCGGATCCTCGAAAGCCTTCCTCACCCACGTCCGCGACGTGCGGAAACGAGGAATCCGTACCTCCTTCTCGGTCGGATACGCCATCACCGAACCGGTCCGCCGCGCTGTCCGGGCCATTCCCGACCGCCTCTGGCATCCCGCCCTGGACCAGGACGGGACCATGCGTGATGGCGCCGAGATCGCCGAGCTGACCGGCATAGTCGACCTGAACGGCTACCCGGCCGGCACCCGCATCATCGTGCGCCGCGAGCGGCCGCACCCCGGAGCCCAACTGTCCCTGTTCGACCAGGACGAGGGCCTGCGCCACCAGGTGTTCCTCACCGACACCCCCTACTCCGGCGGCGGCTCCGCCCAGTTCCTCGAGGTCCGTCACCGCGGGCATGCCACCGTCGAGGACCACATCC encodes the following:
- the msrA gene encoding peptide-methionine (S)-S-oxide reductase MsrA, which gives rise to MLFSRHRNHLPTAEEALKGRPEPGFRVPDRHTVLGNPLTGPYPEGLVVADFGLGCFWGAERKFWQAPGVWTTLVGYQGGHTENPTYEEVCSGLTGHTEAVRVVFDPEITSYAALLKVFWESHDPTQGFRQGNDVGTQYRSAIYAHSPEQQSEAESSRAAYQSVLTGSGYGEITTEILPAGPFYAAEPYHQQYLDRNKNGYCGIGGTGVACPVGVAPAEG
- a CDS encoding transcriptional regulator, producing MKTPNEKLSDWLDRSGMSQGELARRTRVQAKQWGQPHIAPDATSVRRWLTGEQPRPPVPDILTDVFSAAMGYRVTTYDLGLGDSATADRGLVYSPSFLATVEAVADLGRADVDRRKFLASAPFAAVAGIGPSRDWLLSTLDQQPKPGPRVRLEEVSAVRNMFGVFQQMDIFQGGGSGRLTLAAYMNAHVFPLLRRTHTERVRRALCEAAAEQTYLLGWMAYDNGEHGAAQRYLIQSLRLAEESRNPALGAHVLAGMADQATLLGHPEEGRRLAQSGRAGLTTSASPACLADLWALEARACAKLGDKRAAVSAVAKSETAYESARPGEEQEWAAFIDPAYLHGEHANTFRDLGEPENAKEHARRSIDHARKQKRARRGAMSHAALAASHLQDKDLEAAHAAGVRTISLTQQVKSSRAVEAVQDLQKRMRPFGRHRLVADFNERARELTAA
- a CDS encoding cystathionine gamma-synthase; translation: MSHQHPQGHPQSFETLAIHAGQEADSLTGAVVPPIYQVSTYKQDGVGGLRGGYEYSRSANPTRTALEENLAALEGGRRGLAFASGLAAEDCLLRTLLVPGDHVVIPNDAYGGTFRLFAKVVERWGVEWSVADSSDPAAVRAALRPRTKVIWVETPSNPLLGITDIAAVADVARTAGARLVVDNTFASPYLQQPLALGADVVVHSTTKYMGGHSDVVGGALIVSDTGLGDELAYHQNAMGAIAGPFDSWLVMRGIKTLAVRMDRHSANATRIAEMLTAHPKVTQVYYPGLPEHAGHEIAAKQMRAFGGMVSFRVAGGEEAAVEVCDRARLFTLGESLGGVESLIEHPGRMTHASAAGSALEVPADLVRLSVGIESVDDLLMDLGRALG
- a CDS encoding putative quinol monooxygenase: MVYGYIGSMKTQPGKRDDVVAILLSGADSLRELGCRSYVVGLAADDPDTIVVTEVWESKDHHGASLRLPEAKEAIAAAMPMLTGEFTSRELVVAGGLGAGD
- a CDS encoding transposase domain-containing protein, coding for MSGQCVITRKITVAEGVFAPGHLGELTQIVPFEMVDEVLIECGATQQRLRKLPARVVVYLLLAAALFEECGYPAVWSKLTGALGSLPLPKITATGLWHARCRLGVRPLRALFDLLRGPASAVRTAGARWAGLLVVAVDGTYLDVADDPDVRAKLGKGANQYTAASGYPQVLLIALVACGTRTVIDAVFGPRKPGEPVLGRRLMRSMRQGMVVLLDRGFATNAFLQAVDDTGADFLARLSAARKPPVLRRLDDGSFLSRIGTMEVRIIECEIAIADTTCTVPGTDPDRASFSVAFQTARDQVIQAANVFADTTVDLIGAIGRAVLEHLLPARRLRLSPRAVKRPMSRYAYKSLRVDRRTYKATISIDILLTQLISP
- a CDS encoding IS1380 family transposase codes for the protein MSVQAEGTFYVQAILRPRVHVSTDGSGVVGHAGARLLADLADATGLTAAYSTALRSLRPRGTGHDPGRIITDLAVMLADGGETITDLAVLRDQAEVFGPVASTPTAWRLLADVAERALSSLRSARAQAREAAWLQAAEHSESIPAVRAAGRVLPGLVLDLDATLVTCHSEKEQAAPTYKGGFGYHPLLCFLANTGEAMSGRLRPGNAGANTASDHITVLDQALAQIPDAHRHGTDILVRTDSAGSSKAFLTHVRDVRKRGIRTSFSVGYAITEPVRRAVRAIPDRLWHPALDQDGTMRDGAEIAELTGIVDLNGYPAGTRIIVRRERPHPGAQLSLFDQDEGLRHQVFLTDTPYSGGGSAQFLEVRHRGHATVEDHIRCGKTTGFGRFPSRDFGINAVWLELSLTAIDLLAWTRILLLDGELAAAEPKKLRYRLLHVAARLTRGGRRLRLRISVTWPWRHELATAFRRLAALPRPVG
- a CDS encoding IS1634 family transposase → MTSRSPRPRSERQRLDVVVTSVVEKRLGALPVAAEFLRRLDVAGIVDGVCPGGASAHLSHGQVIEALVANRLTSPAPLVRVGDWARTWAVEEVFGIEPDLLNDDRLARALDAIAPALEQIAGTVGARAIAEFGIEVSRLHWDMTSMSVHGAYPADDQDEQYPVISYGHPKDRRVDLKQVQAGLAVSADGGIPVHARVFGGGVAEVSQVVGAMKDLRAMAGERKFWMIADSKLVSYPNVTALLAAGVDFIAPVPAAQVKDEVYAALDLTQAQLADWVPERDEGKPAGEREAYRVLEDIHTLAGPRKRDPVHRPRRILVHSTAVAAGQRRARQKRLAGAREEMDKLAGAAGGRHYKTREKVIARAGVIAAKRRVTACLRWSTVTDEHGTPTLAWHFDQDVLNAEAAVDGWYALLTSIPANQADPAQV